The sequence below is a genomic window from Phoenix dactylifera cultivar Barhee BC4 chromosome 8, palm_55x_up_171113_PBpolish2nd_filt_p, whole genome shotgun sequence.
TTCATGGCAGCCCATTATCTGTGATGACCAACTGCAGTGCTGACAGGGTGATGCTAAAGAAGAGGTCTTCGAGCCAAGTACTTCCTTCGAGAAGCAGGAAGCTCTGGTGGAAGCTTTTCCTCTGGAGTCATAGGAATCTCCATAAGCCTTGGACCTCTAAGATGCAGAGGCTAGTCTCCTTAAGTGATCCCTCCAAACAAAAAGGTGGGTATACTTCAGACACACTTGAGCCAAGCGGTgacatgaggaaaaagaaaccaatGGAGGAGCCAATGAGTAGAACTAGAACTGATTTATGGCCCCAGAACCAGTGGGTTGCGTTCTCTGCAGAATCCTCCTCTATAGACAGAGTCAATGCTTGGGTGAACAGCCTCGAGGACAACCTGTTCTGCCCGCTCAATGACAACGGCGATGATGAAGGGAAAGCAACTTCAGCTATCGCTTTCCCAAATTCTTTTGATATTGGGGAATCTTCTGGGAAGAACCACTCTCACCCAACCTGGCGCTTGGAGGAGGTTGTGCAGGCCAACAATGTCATCCAATCTCTGAATTCACTCTCCTCCGTGGCTCATATCTCTGGCATGGGCTTGAAGGTCATTCCTGCCATCTCGGCGTTCACCAGCCTCCGTTCTGTCAATTTATCCGGCAACTTCATAGGTATAGATGGATAACCATTTTCCTAACTGAAATGGACTTCGTGTGTGTTGTGTATCTCTAGATTCTTGAGATAATTATGTAAACTTTTTGCTATTGCTGCAGTTCATATTTCCCCGGGATCACTACCCAAGAGCCTTCACACACTTGACCTGTCCAGGAACAAGATTGCCACCATTGAGGGACTCAGAGAACTGACAAGGCTGCGAGTTCTTAATCTCAGCTATAACCGAATATCACGAATTGGTCATGGTGAGCATTTCTTTATGCTTCAGTTTTCATTCTCTCCATACACGCCATGCTTCTTAAATGCTTATAGTTCCAAGTATGTTCTTTTAGAATATGAGGGTAGCATTGGTTCAATTTCTTATTTGTTTTCACTAAGAGCCTCTTTCTTTTCTCATTATCCCACCAAAATAAGCATCTTAAATGATCAAGAGCTGAAAAATGTTCTCACCGAGAAGGTGTGAGGGGACTTGATCTGTCTTGTATTTTTATGGTTGGCGGTAGATTATTGGACTTTGCGGTCCATGGTAGATCACATGCTTCTGACACAATCCTTTGGTTGTAGTTCTTTGCTAGGTTTTATATCTGAGTTGTCTAGTTTCATAAGTTGGCATCCTCTCACTAGCTGGTGATTCTCGATTCCCTGCTGGGGACCATGTAGAATCCTCTTTGGACACCTTAGTCAGAAAGTGAGTTGTAAGGGACAAATGCTTCAACCTTAGCAGCTGTGCCCTTGTACTCTGGACTGATAATATCttgtcttctaattgatttgctgGTCCCACAAATGATCTCCTAGCATGCAAGTTGTGACCACTTACATAATGATCTTACAATTTGCTTTTGATTCGAtctcatgaaagaaaaaaaagatttgcAGTTTGCAGTAATAGATCTTATTTGACTCGGACCACAAATAATTTCTGTTTCTTTATGAGATAAAGCACTCGAGGACTACTGAGTTGTTCGTAGCATATATCTCTCTGTAAATGAAGGCAATAAGGAAtcgtattttctttttttcttttattttttggtgaGAGTAAGGAGTTATAATTAGTGAAATCTACTTATCCAAGTCGATACAGGTGCAGCTATATATGTTCATTATAATCCAGTGACAGTTCACTTTATATTTATTTAGGGATTTGCCATCATATTTTCAGCAAATGGTGTAGTTTTTTTTGTGCAACCTGAACCTCTGCTCCTAAGATTCAataaaaaagatcaaaactcCAAAGTAACAGACACTTGTAAGCACGATGATCGAAACTGAAAATTTACATAGAAACTGAAAAGGGAAATAATTGCATGATGTGCTTTATTCCAGGACTGTCAAACTGCACTCTCATCAAAGAGCTTTATCTTGCTGGAAACAAGATCAGTGATGTGGAGGGGCTCCACCGGCTCCTGAAGCTCACTGTCCTAGACCTGAGCTTCAACAAGATAACCACTACAAAAGCCCTGGGCCAGCTCGTTGCCAACTACAATTCTCTCTTGGCCCTCAATTTATTGGGCAATCCGATCCAGAGAAACATTGGGGATGATCAGCTTCGCAGGGCAGTCTCAGGCCTCCTCCCACAGCTAGCCTATCTCAACAAGCAGCCTATCAAGCCACAGAGGGCAAGGGAGGTGGCTACCGACAGTGTTGCTAAGGCTGCACTTGGGAATGACGGCTGGAGCTCTCGGAGGAGGCTGGCGAGGCGAGTGAGCCAGGGATCAAGCTCTTCAATCCGGGGCAGGATTGGGGAAGGAAGTAGCCTCAGGGGAATGGGTAGCAGTGGTGGGCAGAAGAGCAGCAAGCACAGATCAAAAACCAGACACCAACACCCAATCTCTTCAAGGAAGTAAGAATGGAATAGCTTTTACTAAATATGATCCATTATCCGGACATGAATAATGCCTTGTGGTGAACTTGGGACTA
It includes:
- the LOC103701548 gene encoding uncharacterized protein LOC103701548, with the protein product MAMFNCFSTLLVGKKKKSRELPKGMDLKKANASADLRVKPEEFANPLIGTGTKEASFEVLVPSGTPPKSSICNVKMVEEADRDENLVGAERVAEAAYEGGDEHEEILSMKRDYSDFDLQAQAADKGESNFYGLIGSNLELNSYGLESKSEREEGITPEMMIQSGHVSDPGMGMTTAFWGSPKLKRSCSNIETKRSSALLESPTKSHSYSDLQNLSGNVGADAFNALHGSPLSVMTNCSADRVMLKKRSSSQVLPSRSRKLWWKLFLWSHRNLHKPWTSKMQRLVSLSDPSKQKGGYTSDTLEPSGDMRKKKPMEEPMSRTRTDLWPQNQWVAFSAESSSIDRVNAWVNSLEDNLFCPLNDNGDDEGKATSAIAFPNSFDIGESSGKNHSHPTWRLEEVVQANNVIQSLNSLSSVAHISGMGLKVIPAISAFTSLRSVNLSGNFIVHISPGSLPKSLHTLDLSRNKIATIEGLRELTRLRVLNLSYNRISRIGHGLSNCTLIKELYLAGNKISDVEGLHRLLKLTVLDLSFNKITTTKALGQLVANYNSLLALNLLGNPIQRNIGDDQLRRAVSGLLPQLAYLNKQPIKPQRAREVATDSVAKAALGNDGWSSRRRLARRVSQGSSSSIRGRIGEGSSLRGMGSSGGQKSSKHRSKTRHQHPISSRK